The window ACAGtgaaggttgagaaccactgctgacAATCTAATCTTCATTTTACTAATGCCCAGAAAACAgaagtgacttgcctgaggcatacatgctgctaagtcgcttcagtcgtgtccgactctgtgcgaccccatagacggcagcccaccaggctcctctgtccctgggattctccaggcaagaacactggagtgggttgccatttccttctccaatgcatgaaagtgaaaagtcaaagtgaagtcgctcagtcgtgtctgatcctcagcgaccccatagactgcagccccctaggctcctccgtccatgggattttccaggcaagagtactggagtgggactaAGTGGAGTGGGATTAGTCTAACATAGAGTTAGACTAATCTGATGACTTTAGACTAATCGTTTTGGCTTTATCTCACCATTATCCCTTTCTGTTGGGTGCATCCTAACTTACTTCTCTGTCTCATTCAGGTACGCCTATAAGGCCAGGTCAAGACAGAGTCTCGCCTTTATTGATTGTGTGACATTGTTCTTAAACAGCTTCACCACTTACAGTGTGAGCTCATTCTGGACTCAACCAACCCCTCTGGGTCTCTGGCTCCTCCTCACACCAGGCCGATGCTGGCCTCCATAgccagcaggaagagaaggggacagccgGATGGAAGTCAGACCTAGTTTGGGTCTTGGCTTCACAATGCAAAACTTCCTGAACCTGTTTCTTCCCATATAATATGAGCTGCAATCTGTACCTTCAGAGGTGGATTTACTCTGGATCAGGATCCCTGACTCACACAAGCTCCTTCCAAAGTCCTGGAAGGGGCTCTCACACTTTTGTAGTCccattttgtgttctttttcattaAGCGAGCTCTCCTATGTGTTACCAGCTTCAGATGCCACAAACCTCGGATACGCTCCTTCCTACCCCACAGAGGTGCTGTAGGAGTTAAATAAGATTCTGTTCATAAAGTGTGGGGCACGCAGTAGATGCTCCAAAAATCCTTCCCTCCAGAGCAGCCCAGAAAAGGGTTGAAAAGACAGAGCCGCAGCTGGTGTGCTTGCAGCAAGCCCTTTTTAATGTCCACCATCTTGCCGTTCAACAATCCAGCCCCTACCCAAGGGTGTCCTCTGGGGTCCAGACAAGTGACAGGGGATGCTAAGGCACCTGGCTCTCAAGAGGGGCCTCCTGAGCTTTGATGTGGCCGTAGATCCAGTCAAGGTAACGGCTGACTTTGGTGTAAACGCCGTAGTTGTAGAGGCGCCCACAGCCCTCGCCCCAGCTCACCAGGCCCACCAGGAACCAGGTGCCACGGAAGAAGGTGACCATAGGCCCCCCGCTGTCGCCCTCGCAGGCATCCCTCGGGTCCCCGAGGATACCAGCGCACAGCATGTTCTCAGAGATCTTGTTTTCCATGGCATGGACACATGCATTGTAGGGGACCACAGGGACCTTGATGAAGCTGAGGACGGAGGTGCGGTTTCTCTTGGTCTCGTCACGGTAGCCCCAGCCTGTCACCACAGTCTCCTGGCCGACCTGGGTGAGCTTGCGCTCAGAGAGGCCACTGTCCGGGAGACAGATGGGCACAATGGTCTGCGAAAGAGTGGCAGGCTTGGCCAGGCGGAGCAGGGCGATGTCGTTGTCACTGGTGCTCTTGGTATAGTTAGGGTGGATGATGACCTCCTTGATGTCCAGGTCCACCTCCCAGCTCTCCCAGCGCCGCATGTCATACTCCCCTGCAGGGCAGTGGGGCTGTCAGAGTGAGCCTGGGGGAACGTCCTTCCCCAGGGGCCCCGCTGAAGCTAGCAGAACTGCCCTGCTCCTGTGGGCCCTCGTGGATGGCAGGGAATGGGTCCACAGTGGGAGTGGTCACCATGCATCCCTGGCAGGCCTGGGCCACAGGGCTGTGCCTCAGGTCCCTATCAAGGTTAACAGCCCACGAGTGTCCATCATAAAGGGGCAAACACTGGTCTGAATTCAGGACTGGCTCAGAGATGCAGCAGTGAGGCTTGGGCAGTGACCAGCAGTGGGCAGTCAGCAGGGAAACTCCCTGGAAACCTGGGACATAGACCAGAGCCTCAAAGAGAAAATGGGGTGCCTgctgaggtgggggcagggcaggagcaGCAGGACCCAGAGGAGGGCCAGCTGGACACAGGCTCTAACCAGGGAAGAAAGATCTGGATCACACATAAGACACAAGGTCTTCTCAGGCAAGGCAGATGGCGCCTAGTAAGTGGGGGTGGGGCTCCTATTCCAAGCCCAGCCCCATGGGAGCCCACTGGCCTTTGGTTGTGCTGGACATAATGGCAGAGAGTGTGGGTCTGGTCAGTCATTCTCAATAcatatctttttccttctttttgcatGATGGTTGGAGTgagagcccccacccccagaaatTGATAGAGTGGGGCCCAGGCTTGGGGAGCCCTGGGCTGTTGCAGGGGAGCAGCTGGCTGCTGTGGCAGATGCCAGGGCTCCCACTGCACAGTCGATCCCTGTCAATCCGTGTGAAGTGCGGCCCTGAGGCCAGGCCATGTGGACACCCCTGCACCCAAGGGTGCTGTAGATACATATACACAGCCTGCTCCACACAGTGAGAGTGAAGACGCAGTATGTGTGTAACCCTCTCACTTGCAAACACACATACGTAAACACCTGGCCACCAGATTCAAAGAGAACCCCTTACGTGCAAACTTACCTGGTGTTGTGGTGTCTAAACTCCCACCATGGGAGGGGCGGGCTGGGAGCACACAGCCCTCTTCCCACCAGATGCCTTCTGCGTGGGTTCAAGCCCCCCAGAGACCAGGCTCCCCAAACCCGGCCACCCTCCCGCCTGCTTCCAGCCCGCACCGAGCCTGACGATGAGCTTCTTGTGGCTGTCCAAGCAGTGGGCCACCGTCAGCACCCAGGAGACGTGGATCAGCACCGCCCCACAGACCAGCTTCTTCTTGGAGTCCAGCAGCACTGCCTGGAagagggggtgggtggagggcaGCGACTTCACAACACAGCTTTCTGACAGCCCCGCTCAGGCCTCTGGGCTCTTGTCACAGCCCTATGTATGGTTCTCAAGCTCAACACACTGGCTGCATAAGTAGGTCTTTCCTGGGTTCCCTGGTCACACAGCATGGACTTAGGGCACTTTCTCCTCCTCACATTTGAGAAGAGTTGGCCTGTTCCAGGGTCTCTCCCTACGTTTGCCCATGCTGTTCCTATAATCACCCTCAGCAGCATGCAGAGAGTCCTTCCTACCCTCGATGGCTAAGACTGGGCCTCGAGTCCCCCGGGTAGCCTTTGAAGCCCCCCAGAGCCCTTGGGGGTCCTCCTCCATGTTCCCTCAGCCCCTGTCCTGCCAGCCATCCCAGCTCTGGTCCCATTGGGTTGCCGTGTGTTTAGGATCCTGACCTTCCTGGGGGTGAGATCCCCAAGACCTACCAGTCCCCAGGTTATTGATCTCTGGGGACCCTAACCCCTAGTGCCTGGGAGTCAGACATCAAATAAGTGTTAAGTTTCCATGGGGAAGCTGGAGAGGGACTCAGGGGTCAACCCTCCCTCCTAGCCTTTTGCTATGCAAACGCTGCTCCCCTCAGGCAGGCCTCTGCCTGAAACACCACCAGCACAGCATTATCTTTCCAGCTGATTTTTAAAGCTATACTTCTTCCTGATTGCTCTGCACCCAAGGGTGCTGTAGATACATACACCTGTGCCCACTCCACCCTGCCCAACTGCTCCTCTCTCATTAGGTTAGCACCATCTTTCTTTGGGACCCTCTACCCTTAGCACTGCCTCTCCTCACCCCGAGCAAAGGCTCACTTCCCTCCCCACTGGTGCCTCCAGAACAGGAACTGGGCTCAGTGACTCCTGACCCAGATGGTGGACTGCTGCCTCTCCTCTCACCTGCCAGGGGCTCTCTCCCCATCCAGCCTCCTGCCCATCGACAATCCGTGGATCCAACTGGTCTTTTTGGTCTACTTGGTTTGTGTCACGTTTCAAGGTCTTGCGTTTCTTCTCCATTCGCTTCCCTAGCCTCCCACAAGGGAACgtcactgaaggcaggagaaagcagCTGAGTGCCTGCCCCCCATGTCTGTCCACCTCCTGCCAGCAGCCTCATTTGCTGCCTTGTAggataaatggagaaggcaatggcaccccactccagcactcttgcctggaaaatcccatggacagaggagcctggaaggctgtggtccatggggtggctaagagtcggacacgactgagcgacttcactttcacttttcactttcatgcattggagaaggaaatggcaacccactccagtgttcttgcctggagaatcccagggatgggggagcctggtggcctgccgtctatggggtcgcacagagtcggacacgactgaagtgacttagcagcagtagcagcaggataaATGATGCTTAGACATGTAGTTCTATCAACTTGCAAAGCCCCTCAGGTCAGTCAGTTGGTTAACAAACAGTGCCACTTAATGGCAAGAGTCAGACCAAGCAGCATCTCTAACCTGTGGCCTGTCCTTAGGCAGCTTGTTCAAGTTCTAGGAGTTCAGTACACCCCAGGGCTGTTGGGAGTAATCCCTGGGACGCGCAGTGAGCTCTCACGCTAGGATGTTACCGAGCTCCTAACAGAGGTAAGAACTCATGGGTAGGTGGAGGTGGGCACTCCTGGAGAGCCTCAAAGTGGCTCTGAGCACAGTTGTGTGGTCCTCTACCAGGAGGAGAGAGCGCAGAACAGAACTGAGGCCAGGGCCCTTCACACTGGCTGGAGAGATTCAGACTTGCAGGAGCAAGAGGAAGCCATCAGCAGGGAGACTGAACAGTGACAGCAAATGGAGATGAGACAATAGCAACAAAGCTCCAGAAGCCCAGGGGCATTGTGATTGACTTGGTCGTCTGAGGAAGCCGAAACCTCAGCCAGTCGTAGGAGATGCAGTAGCAGGCTGCTTAGCCCCAGAGATGCCCAGGAAGCCTCCGTGTGTGTCTGAGGAAGCTGTGCAGGTAGCATGGCAGGAATGTTGAGAGTTTGTCAAAGAAACTGCTAGAGCCCTAGGCTTCTATCTCGACCCCT of the Bubalus kerabau isolate K-KA32 ecotype Philippines breed swamp buffalo chromosome 3, PCC_UOA_SB_1v2, whole genome shotgun sequence genome contains:
- the PROC gene encoding vitamin K-dependent protein C isoform X1 is translated as MAAGGQPCSFSVAHPSGCSFRMWQLTSLLLFVTVWGISSTAAPPDSVFSSSQRAHQVLRIRKRANSFLEELRPGNVERECSEEVCEFEEAREIFQNTEDTMAFWSKYSDGDQCEDRPSGSPCDLPCCGRGKCIDGLGSFRCDCAEGWEGRFCLHEVRFSNCSAENGGCAHYCLEEEGRRHCSCAPGYRLEDDHQLCVSKVTFPCGRLGKRMEKKRKTLKRDTNQVDQKDQLDPRIVDGQEAGWGESPWQAVLLDSKKKLVCGAVLIHVSWVLTVAHCLDSHKKLIVRLGEYDMRRWESWEVDLDIKEVIIHPNYTKSTSDNDIALLRLAKPATLSQTIVPICLPDSGLSERKLTQVGQETVVTGWGYRDETKRNRTSVLSFIKVPVVPYNACVHAMENKISENMLCAGILGDPRDACEGDSGGPMVTFFRGTWFLVGLVSWGEGCGRLYNYGVYTKVSRYLDWIYGHIKAQEAPLESQVP
- the PROC gene encoding vitamin K-dependent protein C isoform X2, coding for MWQLTSLLLFVTVWGISSTAAPPVFSSSQRAHQVLRIRKRANSFLEELRPGNVERECSEEVCEFEEAREIFQNTEDTMAFWSKYSDGDQCEDRPSGSPCDLPCCGRGKCIDGLGSFRCDCAEGWEGRFCLHEVRFSNCSAENGGCAHYCLEEEGRRHCSCAPGYRLEDDHQLCVSKVTFPCGRLGKRMEKKRKTLKRDTNQVDQKDQLDPRIVDGQEAGWGESPWQAVLLDSKKKLVCGAVLIHVSWVLTVAHCLDSHKKLIVRLGEYDMRRWESWEVDLDIKEVIIHPNYTKSTSDNDIALLRLAKPATLSQTIVPICLPDSGLSERKLTQVGQETVVTGWGYRDETKRNRTSVLSFIKVPVVPYNACVHAMENKISENMLCAGILGDPRDACEGDSGGPMVTFFRGTWFLVGLVSWGEGCGRLYNYGVYTKVSRYLDWIYGHIKAQEAPLESQVP
- the PROC gene encoding vitamin K-dependent protein C isoform X3, translated to MWQLTSLLLFVTVWGISSTAAPPDSVFSSSQRAHQVLRIRKRANSFLEELRPGNVERECSEEVCEFEEAREIFQNTEDTMAFWSKYSDGDQCEDRPSGSPCDLPCCGRGKCIDGLGSFRCDCAEGWEGRFCLHGEGGRRHCSCAPGYRLEDDHQLCVSKVTFPCGRLGKRMEKKRKTLKRDTNQVDQKDQLDPRIVDGQEAGWGESPWQAVLLDSKKKLVCGAVLIHVSWVLTVAHCLDSHKKLIVRLGEYDMRRWESWEVDLDIKEVIIHPNYTKSTSDNDIALLRLAKPATLSQTIVPICLPDSGLSERKLTQVGQETVVTGWGYRDETKRNRTSVLSFIKVPVVPYNACVHAMENKISENMLCAGILGDPRDACEGDSGGPMVTFFRGTWFLVGLVSWGEGCGRLYNYGVYTKVSRYLDWIYGHIKAQEAPLESQVP